From the genome of Bactrocera oleae isolate idBacOlea1 chromosome 2, idBacOlea1, whole genome shotgun sequence, one region includes:
- the Capa gene encoding cardio acceleratory peptide 2b isoform X1 yields the protein MKSFYCLDVIICSTVVVVALAGFSDAESEQRSLFELEQKNRRTAGGPSGLIAFPRVGRSDPNLVNNLHEADISALGDSIMYPASLEDYEVEFPKSEMKRASLIPFPRVGRTDAELRKWAHIMALQQALNKATGPSATSGLWFGPRLGKRSVDAQQQQQAHKSSASGQKELY from the exons ATGAAGTCTTTCTACTGTTTGGATGTTATCATTTGTTcgacagttgttgttgtggcctTAGCTGGATTTTCCGACGCTG AATCCGAGCAACGGAGTTTATTTG AGCTGGAGCAGAAAAATCGGCGCACGGCCGGTGGACCTTCAGGGCTGATAGCCTTCCCGCGCGTCGGTCGCAGCGATCCGAATCTGGTGAATAATTTGCATGAAGCTGACATCTCAGCGCTCGGCGATAGTATCATGTACCCCGCCTCCTTGGAGGACTACGAAG TAGAATTTCCGAAAAGCGAAATGAAGCGCGCCAGTTTGATCCCCTTCCCACGGGTCGGCCGCACCGATGCGGAGCTGAGGAAGTGGGCGCATATTATGGCGCTGCAGCAGGCGCTTAACAAGGCTACCGGCCCAAGCGCTACTTCAGGCTTATGGTTTGGCCCACGTCTGGGTAAGCGCAGCGTAGAcgcgcagcaacaacagcaagcacaCAAGTCGTCTGCGAGTGGCCAAAAGGAGCTTTACTAA
- the Capa gene encoding cardio acceleratory peptide 2b isoform X3, with protein sequence MKSFYCLDVIICSTVVVVALAGFSDAELEQKNRRTAGGPSGLIAFPRVGRSDPNLVNNLHEADISALGDSIMYPASLEDYEVEFPKSEMKRASLIPFPRVGRTDAELRKWAHIMALQQALNKATGPSATSGLWFGPRLGKRSVDAQQQQQAHKSSASGQKELY encoded by the exons ATGAAGTCTTTCTACTGTTTGGATGTTATCATTTGTTcgacagttgttgttgtggcctTAGCTGGATTTTCCGACGCTG AGCTGGAGCAGAAAAATCGGCGCACGGCCGGTGGACCTTCAGGGCTGATAGCCTTCCCGCGCGTCGGTCGCAGCGATCCGAATCTGGTGAATAATTTGCATGAAGCTGACATCTCAGCGCTCGGCGATAGTATCATGTACCCCGCCTCCTTGGAGGACTACGAAG TAGAATTTCCGAAAAGCGAAATGAAGCGCGCCAGTTTGATCCCCTTCCCACGGGTCGGCCGCACCGATGCGGAGCTGAGGAAGTGGGCGCATATTATGGCGCTGCAGCAGGCGCTTAACAAGGCTACCGGCCCAAGCGCTACTTCAGGCTTATGGTTTGGCCCACGTCTGGGTAAGCGCAGCGTAGAcgcgcagcaacaacagcaagcacaCAAGTCGTCTGCGAGTGGCCAAAAGGAGCTTTACTAA
- the Capa gene encoding cardio acceleratory peptide 2b isoform X2 — protein MKSFYCLDVIICSTVVVVALAGFSDAESEQRSLFELEQKNRRTAGGPSGLIAFPRVGRSDPNLVNNLHEADISALGDSIMYPASLEDYEEFPKSEMKRASLIPFPRVGRTDAELRKWAHIMALQQALNKATGPSATSGLWFGPRLGKRSVDAQQQQQAHKSSASGQKELY, from the exons ATGAAGTCTTTCTACTGTTTGGATGTTATCATTTGTTcgacagttgttgttgtggcctTAGCTGGATTTTCCGACGCTG AATCCGAGCAACGGAGTTTATTTG AGCTGGAGCAGAAAAATCGGCGCACGGCCGGTGGACCTTCAGGGCTGATAGCCTTCCCGCGCGTCGGTCGCAGCGATCCGAATCTGGTGAATAATTTGCATGAAGCTGACATCTCAGCGCTCGGCGATAGTATCATGTACCCCGCCTCCTTGGAGGACTACGAAG AATTTCCGAAAAGCGAAATGAAGCGCGCCAGTTTGATCCCCTTCCCACGGGTCGGCCGCACCGATGCGGAGCTGAGGAAGTGGGCGCATATTATGGCGCTGCAGCAGGCGCTTAACAAGGCTACCGGCCCAAGCGCTACTTCAGGCTTATGGTTTGGCCCACGTCTGGGTAAGCGCAGCGTAGAcgcgcagcaacaacagcaagcacaCAAGTCGTCTGCGAGTGGCCAAAAGGAGCTTTACTAA
- the LOC106620519 gene encoding uncharacterized protein, which yields MLAENVSITVLVLLGCCRADIGLPLIQISHDEELGDDYPEMREEVHLEDFFWTGSGDGPPDYLKKVHTGISKGKDVIVKTETVVATVYVDGNNEIDIPICLDCPPDDGGTTWGVGAMPPLNYSATDRRYWLLTVMSGFYSQKDNPPLEEKLARLYRLAFTRQNSKHLGINGAQQIAGIAVSAGRNKRGQHEADVHTLDLTTPKDLDDDAEMLDMIGNATPANTHPIQPKRKPNRNTEWETSSEEIENNFSFTSTTASDEFTTTTSSNTEATREKVTSTTQLPHTSILSWELIQEDTKSEKLQAAAALLDTQASLVPLQPQVPLLHNSQVRVVIHNITRITEDDVQKGIHSIGTYDEDINEKIDERPIANQTELIYSVLVNGRPVLAVTAANDMKLVSETEASNIIGQEVYMKSEPYLREPQATPLAPAIRSGQSGFIDSIQNNTALVVITSLAILLLLLLLMALLLMGRSRVREKHRLEEQRTTSRNELLAELQSGRGTSTETGLDTGRTTTQSRDIGVQNFSFEHDGTHHVREPRINFPSPPAKREYRRDSLSSSDNTSDSSVYCPINPPAPDVQRILDDKAAALFEKHRRRHTQHDYDQAEGHENAVYTTVITEKKQDKTRRKTKRRYLSENRVGSLETSPRTHLAAQTSGDEVISGSLDEEQLSPTYANFERNEAFNPHNNYHRNKLLHQKSVFGDKIDVEQLPTVEAVNKEVIRTLPPTERSSDTGSIGSFLSMASVKAFPKNSLPQPLNRVLDPVFVTYYDNIEDPAAKKQTVETYPLRRQQSRQDVLDATAIATIESFPIPKAPSQNNLGASQSDNPDSGVVGPVVWERHKKRLKETADTDDAEDILMGYDERFGNNPGAIRVHYEDLLESVIHMYSSQEDLPMPLPTRDFVNKRKPTKWENRGSSAGVSSLAARLNTTDVRPATAQPLKTTKSNNSTQPPSPASGAWGGSLYGSHSPLIRPLSAGPYQHSESFQVVGPPRSVTNRSDISAEPLIEAIKSELRRFKNEKH from the exons ATGCTGGCTGAAAATGTGTCGATCACCGTGTTGGTTCTGCTCGGCTGCTGCCGCGCGGACATTGGCCTGCCGCTCATACAAATAAGTCATG ATGAAGAGTTGGGCGATGATTATCCAGAAATGCGTGAGGAAGTACATCTTGAAGACTTCTTTTGGACAGGGTCGGGTGATGGTCCACCAGACTATCTGAAGAAAGTGCATACTGGCATCAGTAAGGGCAAAGATGTGATTGTCAAAACGGAAACAGTTGTTGCAACAGTATATGTGGACGGCAATAAT GAAATTGATATACCGATATGCTTGGATTGTCCACCAGACGATGGCGGCACTACTTGGGGTGTCGGCGCGATGCCACCACTTAATTACTCAGCGACAGATCGAAGATATTGGCTGCTTACAGTGATGTCTGGATTCTATTCACAAAAAGATAATCCGCCCTTAGAGGAAAAGTTGGCGCGATTATATCGATTGGCTTTTACGAG GCAAAATTCGAAACATTTAGGCATTAATGGTGCACAGCAGATTGCAGGAATTGCGGTATCGGCTGGGAGAAATAAGCGTGGTCAACATGAAGCCGACGTACATACACTTGACCTCACGACACCTAAAG ATCTCGATGACGACGCCGAAATGCTTGACATGATCGGTAATGCTACACCAGCCAACACTCACCCCATTCAGCCGAAACGCAAACCAAACAGAAATACTGAGTGGGAAACATCTTCGGAAGAAATCGAAAACAATTTCTCTTTTACAAGCACGACCGCCTCCGATGAATTCACCACAACCACAAGTTCGAATACGGAAGCTACACGCGAAAAAGTCACAAGCACCACACAATTaccacatacgagtatattgtcATGGGAGTTGATACAGGAGGATACAAAATCAGAGAAACTCCAAGCTGCAGCGGCTCTCTTGGACACACAAGCTTCACTGGTACCATTACAACCGCAGGTTCCGCTGCTGCATAATTCACAAGTACGTGTGGTTATCCATAATATCACACGGATAACTGAGGACGACGTACAGAAAGGCATACACAGCATTGGCACTTACGATGAAGATATCAATGAGAAGAT CGATGAACGCCCTATTGCAAATCAAACCGAGCTCATCTACTCTGTACTCGTCAATGGGCGTCCTGTGTTGGCGGTAACGGCAGCCAACGATATGAAACTGGTGTCTGAAACTGAAGCCTCAAATATCATTGGGCAGGAAGTCTACATGAAGTCtgaac CTTATTTGCGCGAGCCACAGGCGACTCCATTGGCGCCTGCAATACGCAGCGGTCAATCGGGTTTCATAGACTCTATACAAAATAACACCGCTTTGGTGGTGATTACTTCGCTTGCTATCttactgttgttgcttttgctcaTGGCGTTACTGTTGATGGGTCGATCGCGTGTGCGTGAGAAACATCGGTTAGAGGAGCAAAG AACGACCAGCCGTAATGAGCTATTAGCTGAACTACAATCAGGGCGCGGCACTTCCACAGAAACCGGCTTAGATACCGGTCGCACTACAACGCAGTCCCGTGATATTGGCGTACAAAACTTCTCATTTGAACACGATGGCACACATCATGTACGCGAGCCACGTATTAACTTCCCAAGTCCGCCGGCAAAACGTGAATATCGTCGCGATTCACTTAGCTCATCAGACAATACATCTGACTCTTCAGTCTATTGTCCTATTAATCCACCAGCCCCGGATGTTCAACGTATACTTGACGATAAGGCTGCGGCTTTATTCGAAAAACATCGTCGTAGGCATACGCAACATGATTACGATCAAGCTGAGGGACATGAGAATGCTGTATATACTACTGTTATTACAGAGAAAAAGCAGGACAAGACACGTCGCAAAACCAAGCGACGTTATCTTTCTGAGAATCGCGTGGGTTCGCTAGAGACCAGTCCACGCACACATCTCGCGGCGCAAACTTCGGGTGACGAGGTGATTAGCGGCTCTTTGGATGAAGAACAATTGAGTCCCACATATGCGAATTTTGAAAGGAATGAGGCATTTAACCCGCACAACAATTATCATCGCAATAAACTGTTACATCAGAAAAGCGTTTTTGGCGATAAGATTGATGTTGAGCAACTACCGACCGTAGAAGCTGTTAATAAGGAGGTCATACGCACATTACCTCCCACGGAAAGATCTTCCGATACAGGCAGTATTGGTTCATTTTTATCAATGGCTTCTGTGAAAGCTTTTCCGAAAAATTCACTGCCTCAGCCATTGAATCGAGTGCTGGATCCGGTTTTTGTCACATACTACGACAATATTGAGGACCCTGCTGCAAAAAAACAAACCGTGGAGACATATCCGTTGCGTAGGCAGCAGAGCCGACAGGATGTGTTGGATGCAACAGCTATAGCCACTATAGAAAGTTTCCCCATACCTAAAGCACCATCACAAAATAATTTGGGCGCTTCGCAGAGTGACAATCCAGATTCGGGTGTAGTTGGCCCTGTAGTCTGGGAAAGGCATAAGAAACGTTTAAAAGAAACTGCGGATACCGATGATGCGG AGGACATTCTAATGGGGTATGATGAAAGGTTTGGCAATAATCCCGGAGCAATCAGAGTTCATTATGAAGATCTGCTAGAAAGCGTCATACACATGTATTCCAGTCAAGAAGACTTGCCGATGCCTCTACCAACACGAGATTTCGTAAATAAACGTAAGCCGACAAAATGGGAAAATCGCGGCTCATCAGCAGGCGTATCCAG CTTAGCTGCACGCCTTAATACTACCGACGTCCGTCCAGCTACTGCCCAACCATTAAAAACGACAAAATCGAATAACTCAACTCAACCACCTTCACCTGCCAGCGGCGCTTGGGGTGGTAGTCTTTACGGTTCCCATTCTCCACTTATTCGTCCATTGAGTGCTGGACCATATCAGCACTCGGAGTCATTTCAGGTGGTTGGTCCACCCAGATCTGTAACAAATCGGTCTGATATCTCAGCGGAGCCCCTTATAGAGGCAATCAAAAGCGAATTACGACGATTTAAAAATGAGAAGCATTAG
- the LOC106620523 gene encoding larval cuticle protein 65Ab1, translating into MASAKLFLAVAILATLSLTVNSGFLDYVYPTLMSEFYSLAPTKEGYRFNLEEPNGSKREEIGVIMNPDTDDEQLVVMGSYTVYDEKTDTETITMYTADKDGYKPRYMIKNRKLSPGALKSAAG; encoded by the exons TTTCTTGCTGTAGCCATTTTGGCCACCCTCTCTCTCACCGTGAATTCCGGTTTTCTGGATTATGTTTATCCTACCCTTATGTCGGAATTCTATAGCTTGGCACCTACGAAGGAGGGTTATCGTTTTAA CTTGGAAGAACCAAATGGCAGCAAACGGGAGGAGATCGGTGTGATAATGAATCCCGACACCGACGACGAGCAGCTCGTTGTCATGGGTAGCTACACAGTGTACGATGAGAAGACAGACACCGAAACGATCACAATGTACACAGCCGACAAGGATGGTTACAAGCCGCGCTATATGATCAAGAACCGCAAATTGAGCCCTGGTGCTTTGAAATCCGCCGCTGGTTAA